From a single Callithrix jacchus isolate 240 chromosome 5, calJac240_pri, whole genome shotgun sequence genomic region:
- the OVCA2 gene encoding esterase OVCA2 — protein MAAQRTLRVLCLAGFRQSERGFREKTGALRKALRGCAELVCLSGPHPVPDAPGPEGARSDFGSCPPEEQPRGWWFSEQEADVFSALEEPAVCRGLEEALGTVAQALNRLGPFDGLLGFSQGAALAALVCALGQAGDSRFPLPRFVILVSGFCPRGLGFKESILQRPLSLPSLHVFGDTDKVIPSLESMQLASRFPGAVTLTHSGGHFIPAAAPQRQAYLKFLDQFAE, from the exons ATGGCCGCGCAGCGAACCCTGCGCGTCCTGTGCCTGGCGGGCTTCCGGCAAAGCGAGCGGGGCTTCCGCGAGAAGACCGGAGCGCTGAGGAAGGCGCTTCGGGGCTGCGCCGAGCTCGTATGCCTCAGTGGCCCGCACCCGGTCCCGGACGCCCCGGGCCCCGAGGGCGCCAGATCAGATTTCG GGTCCTGCCCTCCGGAGGAGCAGCCTCGAGGATGGTGGTTTTCAGAGCAGGAGGCAGACGTTTTCTCCGCACTGGAAGAGCCCGCCGTGTGCAGGGGCCTGGAGGAAGCCCTGGGGACGGTGGCGCAGGCACTGAACAGGCTGGGGCCTTTTGACGGGCTTCTTGGTTTCAGCCAAGGGGCTGCACTGGCAGCCCTCGTGTGCGCCCTGGGCCAGGCAGGCGATTCCCGCTTCCCCTTACCGCGGTTTGTCATCTTGGTATCCGGATTCTGTCCCCGCGGCCTTGGGTTCAAGGAATCCATCCTGCAAAGACCCTTGTCGTTGCCTTCCCTGCATGTTTTCGGGGACACTGACAAAGTCATCCCCTCTCTGGAGAGTATGCAGCTGGCTAGCCGATTCCCTGGAGCCGTCACCCTCACCCACTCCGGTGGCCACTTCATTCCAGCGGCTGCACCCCAGCGTCAGGCCTACCTCAAGTTCTTGGACCAGTTTGCAGAGTGA